Proteins from a genomic interval of Medicago truncatula cultivar Jemalong A17 chromosome 3, MtrunA17r5.0-ANR, whole genome shotgun sequence:
- the LOC120579570 gene encoding transcription termination factor 4, mitochondrial-like, protein MDRREKLGVIAEAAYRTEATEFLEENLEIPSYPEIVFPIKLQLWAKASEKGKPDGGKGRKGRMYGLGPLADNVVHVDLFYVPPPPESSSRSRELPLEMQAMIQRMNQELQSQKETLAKKEESANELRELMAKQAEEMRKLKRMVTKRMGGMKSRKTLESSSPLSQSSPSVQEDRTHDDDNDDDDKDEDEDEDEDEEEERDDDHNE, encoded by the coding sequence TCGCACGGAAGCAACGGAGTTTTTGGAGGAGAATCTTGAGATTCCATCATATCCAGAAATTGTCTTCCCCATTAAACTTCAATTATGGGCAAAGGCTTCAGAAAAAGGAAAACCGGATGGAGGAAAAGGAAGAAAGGGTAGAATGTACGGTCTTGGGCCGTTAGCCGACAATGTGGTACATGTAGATTTGTTCTATGTTCCTCCTCCACCAGAGTCATCATCTCGTTCTAGAGAGCTGCCTCTTGAGATGCAAGCAATGATACAACGAATGAACCAGGAGTTGCAATCTCAAAAGGAGACATTGGCAAAGAAAGAAGAATCGGCGAATGAGTTAAGGGAATTGATGGCCAAACAGGCCGAGGAAATGAGAAAACTCAAAAGGATGGTTACAAAAAGGATGGGTGGCATGaagagtaggaagacattggaATCATCGTCGCCATTGAGTCAATCATCACCATCGGTTCAAGAAGACCGAACACATGACGAcgacaatgatgatgatgataaggaCGAGGATGAGGACGAGGACGAGGACGAGGAGGAGGAGAGGGATGATGATCATAACGAGTAA
- the LOC120579430 gene encoding cytochrome P450 71D11 — translation MDLQTIFPFTLFSIFLLSIIVTLKLRKKITRIDSTPDIPPGPWKLPIIGNIHNLIGSLPHRKLRELSKKYGPLMHLQLGEVFFIIVSSAEYAKEIMKTHDVVFASRPYTLTSEILLYDSTDIAFAPYGDYWRQLRKICTVELLSIKRVQSLWPIREQEMNHLIQRIASDEGRVINLSHELISMMYTFTSRAAFGKKYKEQDEFISLVREAMHIAGGFYIGDLFPSTKWLQNLTGMRPRLKKLHKKIDRILEKIINDHKETKSRTEEGLVEGEEDLIDVLLKFEDVSSSDLDFCLTKRNIKSIIVDVFVAGSDTASSIINWTMTEMLKDQRVLKKAQNEVRVMFNKKGKFDETFISELKYMKAIIKEVLRLHPPAPLLIPRECGQACEIDGYHIPIKSRVIINAWAIGMDSKYWTDPERFYPERFIDSSIDFKGTNFEYIPFGAGRRICPGMNYGMANVELALALLLYHFDWKLPNGMINEDLDMTELFGAAVVKKDDLYLIPIIYE, via the exons ATGGATCTTCAAACAATTTTCCCTTTCACCCTTTTTTCCATTTTCCTCCTCTCCATCATTGTGACACTAAAACTAAGGAAGAAAATCACAAGAATTGACTCAACTCCAGATATTCCACCAGGGCCATGGAAGCTACCAATCATAGGAAACATACATAATCTTATTGGCTCTCTACCACATAGAAAATTAAGagaattgtcaaaaaaatatggCCCTTTAATGCATCTTCAACTTGGTGAAGTTTTCTTTATTATTGTTTCCTCAGCAGAATATGCTAAGGAAATAATGAAAACACACGATGTTGTATTTGCATCAAGGCCTTATACACTAACCTCAGAGATATTGCTTTATGATTCGACAGATATAGCTTTTGCACCTTATGGTGATTACTGGAGACAACTTAGAAAGATTTGTACCGTAGAACTTTTAAGTATAAAGCGTGTTCAATCTCTTTGGCCAATCAGAGAACAAGAGATGAATCATCTCATTCAAAGGATTGCTTCCGATGAAGGAAGAGTCATCAATCTTTCTCACGAACTTATATCAATGATGTACACATTTACTTCTAGGGCTGCATTTGGCAAAAAATACAAGGAGCAAGATGAGTTCATATCATTGGTAAGAGAAGCCATGCATATAGCTGGAGGTTTCTATATCGGTGACTTGTTTCCTTCGACAAAATGGCTTCAAAACCTCACTGGGATGAGGCCTAGGCTCAAGAAGttgcataaaaaaattgacagaaTACTTGAGAAGATCATCAATGACCATAAAGAAACTAAATCTAGAACTGAAGAAGGTTTAGTTGAAGGAGAGGAAGATTTGATTGATGTTCTTTTGAAGTTTGAAGATGTTAGCAGCAGTGATCTGGATTTTTGCTTAACTAAGAGAAATATCAAGTCTATAATCGTT GATGTCTTCGTTGCTGGAAGTGACACAGCATCCTCTATAATTAACTGGACAATGACTGAAATGTTGAAGGATCAAAGAGTATTAAAGAAAGCACAAAATGAAGTTAGAGTGATGttcaataaaaaaggaaaatttgatGAAACATTCATTTCTGAGTTAAAATACATGAAAGCAATCATCAAAGAGGTATTAAGATTACACCCTCCTGCTCCTCTTTTAATTCCAAGGGAATGTGGCCAAGCTTGTGAGATTGATGGTTATCACATACCAATCAAAAGTAGGGTTATAATCAATGCTTGGGCTATTGGAATGGATTCCAAATATTGGACTGATCCAGAGAGGTTTTATCCTGAAAGATTTATTGATAGTTCTATTGATTTTAAAGGAACTAATTTTGAGTACATTCCATTTGGTGCTGGAAGAAGAATTTGTCCAGGCATGAACTATGGTATGGCAAATGTTGAATTGGCCCTTGCTTTGTTATTGTATCACTTTGATTGGAAGCTTCCAAATGGAATGATAAATGAAGATTTGGATATGACTGAGCTATTTGGAGCAGCTGTTGTAAAAAAAGATGATCTGTACTTGATTCCAATCATATATGAATAG